The following coding sequences are from one Geodermatophilus normandii window:
- a CDS encoding aldo/keto reductase yields the protein MTSPAAPRTLGRDGLTVSALGLGCMGMSQMYGAADRDESIATVHRALDLGVTFLDTSDVYGDGHNEELVGEAIRGRREEVQLATKFSLRRNDRGGMDIDGRPENVRACAEASLRRLGVDVIDLYYQHRVDPQVPIEDTVGAMAELVQQGTVRHLGLSEASAASIRRAVTVHPIAALQSEWSLWTRDLEREVLAAAREAGIGIVPFSPLGRGFLTGAITSPDDFAEDDWRRTHPRFTGEAFAANLRLVDAVRDLATEKGCTPGQLALAWVLAQGDDVVPIPGTKRRPYLEENAGALAVELSAADLARLGEIAPPGVAVGGRYADAAYAYGDSPERAA from the coding sequence ATGACCTCTCCCGCCGCTCCCCGCACGCTCGGCCGGGACGGCCTGACCGTCTCCGCGCTCGGCCTGGGCTGCATGGGCATGAGCCAGATGTACGGCGCCGCCGACCGCGACGAGTCGATCGCCACCGTCCACCGGGCGCTCGACCTCGGCGTGACCTTCCTCGACACCTCCGACGTCTACGGCGACGGGCACAACGAGGAGCTGGTCGGCGAGGCGATCCGCGGCCGGCGCGAGGAGGTGCAGCTCGCGACGAAGTTCTCCCTGCGCCGCAACGACCGCGGGGGCATGGACATCGACGGCCGGCCCGAGAACGTGCGCGCCTGCGCCGAGGCCAGCCTGCGCCGGCTCGGGGTCGACGTCATCGACCTGTACTACCAGCACCGGGTGGACCCGCAGGTGCCGATCGAGGACACCGTCGGCGCGATGGCCGAGCTCGTGCAGCAGGGCACGGTCCGCCACCTCGGGCTGTCGGAGGCCTCGGCCGCCTCGATCCGGCGTGCGGTGACCGTGCACCCGATCGCGGCGCTGCAGAGCGAGTGGTCGCTGTGGACGCGGGACCTGGAGCGGGAGGTGCTGGCCGCCGCCCGCGAGGCCGGGATCGGCATCGTCCCGTTCAGCCCGCTCGGTCGCGGCTTCCTCACCGGCGCCATCACCAGCCCGGACGACTTCGCCGAGGACGACTGGCGGCGTACCCACCCGCGCTTCACCGGCGAGGCGTTCGCGGCCAACCTGCGCCTGGTCGACGCCGTCCGGGACCTGGCGACGGAGAAGGGCTGCACGCCCGGCCAGCTGGCGCTGGCCTGGGTGCTCGCGCAGGGCGACGACGTCGTCCCCATCCCGGGCACCAAGCGGCGGCCCTACCTGGAGGAGAACGCCGGGGCGCTCGCCGTCGAGCTGTCGGCCGCGGACCTGGCCCGCCTCGGTGAGATCGCCCCGCCCGGGGTCGCCGTCGGCGGCCGGTACGCCGACGCCGCCTACGCCTACGGCGACAGCCCCGAGCGCGCCGCGTGA
- a CDS encoding alpha/beta fold hydrolase, whose protein sequence is MTASVSLPAAHLRVPGADGVGVAVHRWGEPGHLPPVYLQHGFVADTRLNWVGTGTVAVLLAAGREVVGVDARGHGRSDKPHDPAAYGELRMADDLRRVADALGHDSYDLAGYSMGATVAMLVAVADRRVRRLVVAGAGAAFVERGGAERHAVLMAELADALEAPDVADVRTPATVPFRRMADALAADRRALAAHARAVHTRSADLAAITAPTLVLAGDADPLAARPGTLAAAIPGARVAVVPGDHATALRAPAFAAALAGFLGEP, encoded by the coding sequence GTGACCGCGTCCGTGTCCCTGCCCGCGGCCCACCTGCGGGTGCCCGGTGCCGACGGCGTCGGGGTCGCCGTCCACCGCTGGGGGGAGCCCGGCCACCTCCCGCCGGTCTACCTGCAGCACGGCTTCGTCGCCGACACCCGGCTCAACTGGGTCGGCACCGGGACGGTCGCGGTGCTGCTGGCGGCCGGGCGGGAGGTCGTGGGCGTCGACGCCCGCGGGCACGGCAGGTCGGACAAGCCGCACGACCCGGCCGCCTACGGCGAGCTCCGCATGGCCGACGACCTGCGGCGGGTCGCCGACGCGCTCGGTCACGACTCCTACGACCTGGCCGGCTACTCGATGGGGGCGACGGTCGCGATGCTGGTCGCGGTCGCCGACCGGAGGGTCCGCCGGCTGGTGGTCGCCGGGGCCGGCGCCGCCTTCGTCGAGCGCGGCGGCGCCGAGCGCCACGCCGTCCTGATGGCCGAGCTGGCCGACGCGCTGGAGGCGCCCGACGTCGCCGACGTGCGCACTCCCGCCACCGTTCCCTTCCGCCGGATGGCCGACGCCCTGGCCGCCGACCGGCGGGCCCTCGCCGCGCACGCCCGGGCGGTGCACACCCGGAGCGCCGACCTGGCCGCGATCACCGCGCCCACCCTGGTCCTCGCCGGCGACGCCGACCCACTCGCGGCCCGCCCCGGGACGCTCGCCGCCGCCATCCCGGGTGCCCGGGTGGCCGTCGTCCCGGGCGACCATGCCACCGCGCTCCGGGCGCCGGCCTTCGCCGCGGCGCTCGCCGGCTTCCTGGGGGAGCCGTGA
- a CDS encoding XdhC family protein has protein sequence MTDPACGVAHGAAAGAPAGRVLVAVFDSPVAAVLLRWAPELGYRTVLLDPDPARGAGVVTLDDLVPHLDGTDLSDADVVVTDHHRPELGEVLRDVLARPVRWVGVMGNPRHEGPHVAALAALGVPPEEVARVHRPIGLDIGSRSPAEIALSTLAGLLADRNGRSGAPHGH, from the coding sequence GTGACCGACCCCGCCTGCGGTGTCGCGCACGGGGCGGCCGCCGGGGCGCCGGCCGGCCGGGTGCTGGTGGCGGTGTTCGACTCCCCGGTGGCCGCGGTGCTGCTGCGGTGGGCGCCGGAGCTCGGCTACCGCACCGTGCTGCTCGATCCCGATCCCGCCCGCGGGGCCGGCGTCGTCACGCTCGACGACCTCGTCCCGCACCTGGACGGCACGGACCTGTCCGACGCCGACGTCGTGGTCACCGACCACCACCGGCCCGAGCTCGGCGAGGTGCTGCGCGACGTGCTGGCCCGGCCGGTCCGCTGGGTGGGCGTCATGGGCAACCCCCGGCACGAGGGCCCCCACGTGGCGGCGCTGGCCGCGCTCGGGGTGCCGCCGGAGGAGGTGGCCCGGGTGCACCGGCCGATCGGGCTGGACATCGGCTCGCGTTCCCCGGCCGAGATCGCGCTGAGCACGCTGGCCGGGCTGCTGGCCGACCGCAACGGCCGGTCCGGCGCCCCGCACGGCCACTGA
- a CDS encoding FGGY family carbohydrate kinase has protein sequence MSGVLLGADLGTSGLKLVALGEDGGTVAETEAGYAVDSPREGWAECAVGTWRAAFDDALARLLPALGGRPVAGLGLSGQMHGTVLVDDAGAALAPAVLWPDRRAAAEVDRWRALPAGDRAALANPLVPGMTGPALAWLAAHRPDLLDRAAAVLLPKDAFRATLLPGADPRVTDRSDASATLLWDVVADGWSAAARAAAGVPAELLPAVRPSAEVTGTAVLGGAEVPVVVGGGDTPLALLAAGTSGGLQVNLGTGAQVLRPGWVPAPADDPPVHGYADAEDGWYAMAALQNGGSAWTWVAGVFGVTSGELLELAATSAPGAGGAVFRPFLTGERGGVAGPADRAGWSGLGAGTTRADLARAAVEGVLSAVAAAAGLLGGAPPGPVVLTGGGGRSPLVRQVLADLLGRPVAFLPLRSASAVGAAVLAGRGVGLAVEPRRAPEPPVPPRT, from the coding sequence GTGTCCGGCGTCCTGCTCGGCGCGGACCTGGGCACCAGCGGGCTCAAGCTCGTCGCGCTCGGGGAGGACGGCGGCACGGTCGCCGAGACCGAGGCCGGCTACGCGGTGGACAGCCCCCGGGAGGGCTGGGCCGAGTGCGCGGTCGGCACCTGGCGCGCCGCGTTCGACGACGCGCTGGCCCGGCTGCTGCCCGCGCTGGGCGGCCGGCCGGTGGCCGGGCTCGGCCTCTCGGGCCAGATGCACGGCACGGTGCTCGTCGACGACGCGGGCGCGGCCCTCGCGCCCGCGGTGCTGTGGCCCGACCGGCGCGCCGCGGCGGAGGTCGACCGGTGGCGGGCGCTGCCGGCCGGCGACCGGGCCGCGCTGGCCAATCCGCTGGTGCCGGGGATGACCGGGCCGGCGCTGGCCTGGCTGGCCGCACACCGCCCCGACCTGCTCGACCGCGCCGCCGCGGTGCTGCTGCCCAAGGACGCGTTCCGGGCGACCCTGCTGCCCGGCGCCGACCCGCGGGTCACCGACCGCAGCGACGCCTCGGCCACGCTGCTCTGGGACGTCGTCGCCGACGGCTGGTCGGCCGCCGCGCGGGCTGCGGCCGGGGTGCCGGCGGAGCTGCTGCCCGCGGTGCGGCCCTCGGCGGAGGTGACGGGGACCGCGGTGCTCGGCGGCGCCGAGGTGCCGGTCGTCGTCGGCGGCGGGGACACCCCGCTGGCGCTGCTCGCGGCCGGGACGTCCGGCGGGCTGCAGGTCAACCTCGGTACCGGCGCGCAGGTGCTGCGGCCCGGGTGGGTGCCCGCGCCCGCCGATGACCCGCCGGTGCACGGCTACGCCGACGCCGAGGACGGCTGGTACGCCATGGCCGCGCTGCAGAACGGCGGGTCGGCGTGGACCTGGGTGGCCGGCGTGTTCGGCGTGACGTCGGGGGAGCTGCTGGAGCTGGCCGCGACGTCGGCGCCCGGGGCCGGGGGAGCGGTGTTCCGGCCGTTCCTCACCGGTGAGCGCGGCGGGGTGGCCGGCCCCGCCGACCGGGCGGGGTGGAGCGGCCTGGGCGCCGGCACGACCCGCGCCGACCTCGCCCGCGCCGCCGTCGAGGGCGTGCTGTCGGCGGTCGCCGCCGCGGCGGGGCTCCTCGGCGGGGCGCCCCCCGGGCCGGTGGTCCTGACCGGGGGCGGGGGACGTTCGCCGCTGGTGCGGCAGGTGCTCGCCGACCTGTTGGGCCGGCCGGTCGCGTTCCTGCCGCTGCGCAGCGCGTCGGCCGTCGGGGCGGCGGTGCTGGCCGGGCGGGGCGTCGGCCTGGCCGTGGAGCCGCGACGGGCACCGGAGCCGCCGGTGCCGCCGCGGACCTGA
- a CDS encoding inositol monophosphatase family protein, with the protein MTPGRDFTGDMHLAHVLADQADSISMERFRALDLTVETKPDLTPVTDADRAVEEQLRITLARARTRDAVLGEEFGVTGHGPRRWVLDPIDGTKNFVRGVPVWATLIALFDGDEAVVGLVSAPALNRRWWAAKDVGAWTGRRLESATRCRVSGVTDLTDASLSYSSLSGWEERGLLGGFLDLTRSVWRTRAYGDFWSYVLLAEGAVDVACEPEVSLWDLAALDVIVREAGGRFTDLTGADGPAGGSALATNGALHDAALGHLRLPDPAA; encoded by the coding sequence ATGACACCGGGCCGGGACTTCACGGGGGACATGCACCTCGCGCACGTGCTCGCCGACCAGGCGGACTCGATCAGCATGGAGCGCTTCCGGGCCCTCGACCTCACCGTCGAGACGAAGCCGGACCTCACGCCGGTCACCGACGCCGACCGCGCCGTCGAGGAGCAACTGCGGATCACCCTGGCCCGTGCCCGCACGCGTGACGCGGTGCTCGGCGAGGAGTTCGGCGTGACCGGCCACGGCCCGCGGCGCTGGGTGCTCGACCCGATCGACGGGACGAAGAACTTCGTCCGCGGCGTGCCGGTGTGGGCCACGCTCATCGCGCTGTTCGACGGCGACGAGGCAGTGGTCGGCCTGGTCTCCGCGCCGGCGCTCAACCGGCGCTGGTGGGCGGCCAAGGACGTCGGCGCCTGGACCGGCCGGCGCCTGGAGTCGGCCACCCGCTGCCGTGTCTCCGGCGTCACCGACCTGACCGACGCCAGCCTGTCCTACTCCAGCCTGTCCGGCTGGGAGGAGCGTGGCCTGCTCGGCGGCTTCCTCGACCTGACCCGGTCGGTGTGGCGCACCCGCGCCTACGGCGACTTCTGGAGCTACGTGCTCCTGGCCGAGGGGGCGGTCGACGTGGCCTGCGAGCCCGAGGTGTCGTTGTGGGACCTCGCCGCGCTCGACGTCATCGTGCGGGAGGCCGGCGGGCGCTTCACGGACCTCACCGGCGCCGACGGCCCGGCCGGCGGCAGCGCGCTGGCCACGAACGGCGCGCTGCACGACGCGGCCCTGGGACACCTCCGGCTACCCGACCCGGCAGCCTGA
- a CDS encoding DUF2795 domain-containing protein, whose product MVSPIDIQKALKGMDYPATKEQILEQAKGSDEEVLEALKKIDDREYEGPSGVSAAVFG is encoded by the coding sequence ATGGTGAGCCCCATCGACATCCAGAAGGCCCTCAAGGGCATGGACTACCCGGCGACCAAGGAGCAGATCCTCGAGCAGGCCAAGGGGAGCGACGAGGAGGTGCTGGAGGCGCTCAAGAAGATCGACGACCGGGAGTACGAGGGGCCCAGCGGCGTGAGTGCCGCCGTCTTCGGCTGA
- a CDS encoding DUF2087 domain-containing protein, with product MEAATIVGLLADPTRLRVVAALALGAGTIEEVADASGLALKDVALAARRLARAGLVRRDGHVLELLTDRFGAAARAAAASAPPPEPLSDDPAESAVLAAFIRDGRLTTIPAQRSKRRVVLEHVVRVFEVGVRYPEREVNALLGVWHPDTAALRRHLVDEGLLSREAGLYWRSGGWVDVGP from the coding sequence GTGGAGGCGGCGACGATCGTGGGGCTGCTGGCCGACCCCACCCGGTTGAGGGTGGTGGCGGCCCTGGCCCTGGGCGCGGGGACGATCGAGGAGGTCGCCGACGCCTCGGGCCTCGCGCTCAAGGACGTGGCCCTGGCCGCCCGCCGCCTCGCCCGCGCCGGGCTGGTGCGCCGCGACGGGCACGTCCTCGAGCTGCTGACCGACCGCTTCGGCGCCGCCGCCCGGGCCGCGGCCGCCTCCGCGCCGCCGCCGGAGCCGCTGTCGGACGACCCGGCCGAGTCCGCGGTCCTCGCCGCGTTCATCCGCGACGGCCGGCTGACCACCATCCCGGCGCAGCGAAGCAAGCGGCGCGTCGTGCTCGAGCACGTGGTGCGGGTGTTCGAGGTCGGCGTCCGCTATCCGGAGCGGGAGGTCAACGCCCTGCTGGGTGTGTGGCACCCCGACACCGCGGCGCTGCGGCGCCACCTGGTCGACGAGGGGCTGCTGTCCCGCGAGGCCGGGCTGTACTGGCGCTCGGGCGGCTGGGTCGACGTCGGCCCGTAG
- a CDS encoding VOC family protein has translation MEPQVHFLTLATADLDAARRFYVEGLGWTPLLDVPGEILFFQVAPGTVLAFFETAQFAQDLGTGPARPEVSGVTLAHNVGDRDAVRALADRMAAAGGTVLTAPEEGAFGGVFHALVRDPNGVVWEIGHNPGWSVDPDGTVRLS, from the coding sequence GTGGAGCCGCAGGTCCACTTCCTCACCCTGGCCACCGCCGACCTCGACGCCGCCCGGCGGTTCTACGTCGAGGGCCTCGGCTGGACGCCGCTGCTCGACGTGCCCGGGGAGATCCTGTTCTTCCAGGTCGCGCCGGGGACGGTCCTGGCGTTCTTCGAGACGGCCCAGTTCGCCCAGGACCTCGGCACCGGCCCGGCGCGGCCGGAGGTGTCGGGCGTGACGCTGGCGCACAACGTCGGCGACCGCGACGCGGTCCGCGCGCTGGCCGACCGCATGGCGGCCGCGGGCGGCACGGTGCTGACCGCCCCGGAGGAGGGCGCGTTCGGTGGCGTCTTCCACGCGCTGGTGCGCGACCCGAACGGCGTCGTCTGGGAGATCGGGCACAACCCCGGCTGGTCGGTCGACCCCGACGGGACCGTGCGGTTGTCCTAG